DNA from Spirochaetota bacterium:
GAAGGGAATGGACAAGCTCACCGAGGTCATCGACATGATGAAGAAGCAGATGGGCGAAGGCAAGTTCCTTCACCTGTTCATGAACGCGACCCCGCTCCAGATGGCCATGTACAAGCTCGCGCTTGCGTGGATACACCTCTGGATGCTTACGCTGTGCATCCCCAAGATGAAGTCCCTCGTGGGCGACGCCAAGGGCGCCGACCGCGACGCGATCCTGAAAGACAATGCCGAAGCGGCCTTCTTCTCCGGCAAGGTCATCTCGGGCCAGTTCTTCATTGGCGCCGAGTTCCCGAAATACTTCGGGATGATGGACGCCATACTCTGGGGCGAAGCCGCCGTCATCAAGGCGAGCGACGAGATTTTCACGGGCATGCTCGCCGAGTAACACTAGTCTTTAATGCCAAAAAAGCCAAAGGCGCGGATGCGAATCCGCGCCTTTGTTCTTTGTGCTCCCGGCAAGGGCGCACGCCCGGCGGTGAAAGTCCACTACAGAGGATAAATTTACTCTAGCATGAATACTATTTGTACGTATAGTATTCATGTACCTCAGTTCAGAATCCAATTCGCACCCTCCCTACAGGCCAGGACTCGACCGTTGGAGCATGTACAAGTCCATCTGGCTGCGCCACTGGAGCGAATTCAGGAAGCTCTACCCGGAACGCTTTGCGAAGCTGTACGGCCCGCTCGACGAGGAAAAGGCGGAGGAAGTTCACAAGCTCATCCGCTGCGGGAAATACCAGAACGGATTTCGGATGCACACCTGCCCGGACTGCGGCACGATACTGGTGGTCCCCTTTACATGCAAATCGCGCCTGTGTTTGTCCTGTTACCGGAAAAAGATATTCGGATGGTCGATTCACCTATCGTACATCATGAACCCGCTGCTCAAGCACTGCCATGCGACCTTTACGCTTCCCGGCAATGTCCGGCAGAGGCTTTTCGAGCGGGGATTCGATTCACAGTTAATGATAAAGGAAGCGGCGCGTGTGTACTGGAAGGAACTTCTGGCAAGCTCAGGCCGGGACAGGGAATGGCAGGTGGGTGTGGTCGCCACCGTGCACATGTGCGGCAACGGCCTCAACTACAACCCCCACGTGCACCTGATAGGCACCAGGGAGCTGGTGAATATAAATACAGGAGAATTGTGCAACGTCGCGTTCATCCGGTACGGGCAAATCCGGTTCGCATGGATGGATGCCGCGTGTCGTCTCTTCCGGAAAACAGGAATGCTCAGCGGCGATGAGATCGCGCAGATTAAGGAACGCTATAAAAACGCCTTCCACGTCCACTTCAAGACCATCACCGGCACGGACAGCGAGGTGCTCTTCCGCACCGCGGAATATCTTGCCGCCGGCTATTTCCACAACAGCCAGATTCTCGCCGTGGACCACTTCCGTAAAACCGTGACATTCCGCTACAAGAGCTGGCTGGACACGAGAACGAGCGAGAAGAGGTATACCACAACCACCATGAACATTTACGAATTCATGGCGAAGATGCTTTACTTCCTCCCGAAGAAGCATACGAAGATGATCCGCTACTACGGCATCTACGCGCATAGCGCGGGCG
Protein-coding regions in this window:
- a CDS encoding IS91 family transposase produces the protein MYLSSESNSHPPYRPGLDRWSMYKSIWLRHWSEFRKLYPERFAKLYGPLDEEKAEEVHKLIRCGKYQNGFRMHTCPDCGTILVVPFTCKSRLCLSCYRKKIFGWSIHLSYIMNPLLKHCHATFTLPGNVRQRLFERGFDSQLMIKEAARVYWKELLASSGRDREWQVGVVATVHMCGNGLNYNPHVHLIGTRELVNINTGELCNVAFIRYGQIRFAWMDAACRLFRKTGMLSGDEIAQIKERYKNAFHVHFKTITGTDSEVLFRTAEYLAAGYFHNSQILAVDHFRKTVTFRYKSWLDTRTSEKRYTTTTMNIYEFMAKMLYFLPKKHTKMIRYYGIYAHSAGEKLAKIQNAAWKAAIEHSFETIPNKAPTAARGCFPPWCLLISRRRHGTGSGGNARSTRGIFDR